The following proteins are co-located in the Oryzias melastigma strain HK-1 linkage group LG8, ASM292280v2, whole genome shotgun sequence genome:
- the ubfd1 gene encoding ubiquitin domain-containing protein UBFD1 isoform X1, whose amino-acid sequence MATQDGSAEVTMETEPQPKEAELLGDDVEKTDENSSSIDTGNSTQDCPLSNGDDADDEQETVDLKIIWNKNKYDLKIPVDSTGAKLKERIHSLTGLPPTMQKVMYKGLLPEDKTLREIKITSGAKIMVVGSTINDVLAVNTPKEVVQQEVKAEENKKEPLCRQKQHRKVLDKGKPEDIMPAIKGTKERLPTVPLSGMFNKSGGKVRLTFKLEQDQLWIGTKERTEKVPMGSIKNVVSEPIEGHEDYHMMAFQLGPTEASQYWVYWVPAQFVDAIKDTVLGKWQYF is encoded by the exons ATGGCGACCCAGGATG GAAGTGCAGAAGTAACCATGGAAACTGAGCCACAGCCAAAAGAAGCTGAACTCCTTGGTGACGATGTTGAGAAGACTGATGAGAACTCATCAAGCATAGACACAGGAAACTCAACTCAGGACTGtcctctcagcaatggggacgACGCAGACGACGAGCAGGAAACCGTTGACTTGAAGATTATCTGGAACAAAAATAAGTACGATCTGAAAATACCTGTCGACAGCACAGGAGCCAAGCTAAAAGAAAGAATCCACTCACTCACAG GTCTTCCGCCAACAATGCAGAAAGTGATGTACAAAGGCTTACTTCCAGAGGACAAAACGTTACGGGAAATTAAGATAACAAGTGGGGCAAAAATAATGGTGGTAGGATCAACAATAAATGATGTTTTAGCTGTTAACACGCCAAAAGAGGTTGTTCAGCAGGAAGTTAAAgctgaagaaaacaagaaagagCCTTTATGCAGGCAAAAG CAACACAGGAAAGTATTGGACAAAGGAAAACCAGAAGACATCATGCCAGCTATTAAAGGAACAAAG GAACGATTACCAACAGTGCCTTTATCTGGAATGTTTAATAAGTCTGGAGGAAAAGTTAGACTCACATTCAAACTGGAGCAGGATCAATTATGGATTGGAACAAAAG AGAGAACGGAGAAAGTCCCGATGGGCTCCATTAAAAACGTTGTGTCTGAACCCATCGAAGGCCACGAGGACTATCACATGATG GCTTTTCAGTTGGGTCCTACAGAAGCTTCTCAGTATTGGGTCTACTGGGTGCCTGCACAGTTTGTCGATGCAATCAAAGACACAGTCCTTGGAAAATGGCAGTATTTCTAA
- the ubfd1 gene encoding ubiquitin domain-containing protein UBFD1 isoform X2 — METEPQPKEAELLGDDVEKTDENSSSIDTGNSTQDCPLSNGDDADDEQETVDLKIIWNKNKYDLKIPVDSTGAKLKERIHSLTGLPPTMQKVMYKGLLPEDKTLREIKITSGAKIMVVGSTINDVLAVNTPKEVVQQEVKAEENKKEPLCRQKQHRKVLDKGKPEDIMPAIKGTKERLPTVPLSGMFNKSGGKVRLTFKLEQDQLWIGTKERTEKVPMGSIKNVVSEPIEGHEDYHMMAFQLGPTEASQYWVYWVPAQFVDAIKDTVLGKWQYF; from the exons ATGGAAACTGAGCCACAGCCAAAAGAAGCTGAACTCCTTGGTGACGATGTTGAGAAGACTGATGAGAACTCATCAAGCATAGACACAGGAAACTCAACTCAGGACTGtcctctcagcaatggggacgACGCAGACGACGAGCAGGAAACCGTTGACTTGAAGATTATCTGGAACAAAAATAAGTACGATCTGAAAATACCTGTCGACAGCACAGGAGCCAAGCTAAAAGAAAGAATCCACTCACTCACAG GTCTTCCGCCAACAATGCAGAAAGTGATGTACAAAGGCTTACTTCCAGAGGACAAAACGTTACGGGAAATTAAGATAACAAGTGGGGCAAAAATAATGGTGGTAGGATCAACAATAAATGATGTTTTAGCTGTTAACACGCCAAAAGAGGTTGTTCAGCAGGAAGTTAAAgctgaagaaaacaagaaagagCCTTTATGCAGGCAAAAG CAACACAGGAAAGTATTGGACAAAGGAAAACCAGAAGACATCATGCCAGCTATTAAAGGAACAAAG GAACGATTACCAACAGTGCCTTTATCTGGAATGTTTAATAAGTCTGGAGGAAAAGTTAGACTCACATTCAAACTGGAGCAGGATCAATTATGGATTGGAACAAAAG AGAGAACGGAGAAAGTCCCGATGGGCTCCATTAAAAACGTTGTGTCTGAACCCATCGAAGGCCACGAGGACTATCACATGATG GCTTTTCAGTTGGGTCCTACAGAAGCTTCTCAGTATTGGGTCTACTGGGTGCCTGCACAGTTTGTCGATGCAATCAAAGACACAGTCCTTGGAAAATGGCAGTATTTCTAA
- the rmi2 gene encoding recQ-mediated genome instability protein 2, translated as MAAEKTRPPPVKVLSGQLRAAGIRGEAHGAEGCLIRAGRNGCLRVSLVWMQGTVVEVQRETNSVLLMDETGTFTVQGVDGVPQGKPCLVKGKYVMVMGLIQTVSPEPILRAVKMADLSELAVLHRRMWKLEVEDLQQVLA; from the exons ATGGCGGCTGAGAAGACTCGTCCTCCGCCCGTTAAAGTGCTGTCCGGTCAGCTGCGGGCGGCGGGGATTCGAGGCGAGGCACACGGCGCGGAGGGCTGCCTTATCAGGGCGGGTAGAAACGGCTGTTTGCGGGTGTCGCTGGTGTGGATGCAGGGGACCGTGGTGGAGGTCCAGCGGGAGACGAACAGCGTGTTGCTGATGGATGAGACGGGAACCTTTACGGTGCAGGGGGTCGACGGTGTTCCTCAGGGCAAACCGTGCTTGGTTAaag GGAAATACGTCATGGTGATGGGTCTCATCCAGACCGTCTCCCCAGAGCCGATCCTCCGTGCAGTGAAGATGGCCGACCTTTCTGAGCTGGCCGTCCTTCACAGACGGATGTGGAAGCTGGAGGTGGAAGACCTGCAGCAGGTGCTGGCCTGA